Sequence from the Sphingobacteriaceae bacterium GW460-11-11-14-LB5 genome:
TTCCACGATGTGTACTCGAAGGAATGGCTATTGGAAGGGCAGTAATTACCTGCGACTCTGTAGGCTGCCGGGAAACCATTAATAACGACCCTGAGCAAGCCAATGGATTTCTTATTCCGGTAAAAGATGCGGGTGCACTGGCCAATAAAATGGAATATTTTATTAATAACAGCGAAGATATTATTGCCTTTGGAAACAAAGGACACGAATTTGCAAAAACAAAATTTGATGTGAATATCGTAAATGCAGAACTCTTTAAGATTATGCATTTACAGGCTTAACCACCCTTTGCACATCAAGAACTAACCAAATAAATAAATTAAACTAAACCTAAAATTGTGAACAATACATTTATTTACAAACGAGCCACTTTAGCCGACTTTAGGGAAGCTATAGAGGAGTATGGATGGGTTGTATATGAAAAGGCAATCAATCAGAAATTAATTTCAGAAATAACCACAGGTTTCGAAACTTCATATCTTTTGAGAAGGGAAATACAGGTTTTAAATGGAATTGATGAAAATATGGAAGGAACATTACATCATTTGCTGGAGAAAGATAATTTCGCTATCGAGCTTTTGAGTAAGTTGTACTGCCACAGGGAAATCCGCGATTTTTTGGGCGGAAACTATATCCTTAATGGAATAAACGGCGTAATTAACACCAAAAAGACCAAATCTTACATCCAGAATATCCATCGCGATGTACGTACATTTTCCGCTGAATCTAAATTTATGATCCAGATGATTATCGTACTCGATGATTTTACCATATTTAATGGCGCCACACATTTTTTGTCGGGCTCTCATAAACTGGATATTAAACCCGAAGAAAAACATTTTAAAGCTTTTGCTAAACAAGCCATTGCCAAAAAAGGAAGCATTATCTTATTCGATTCCAATATCTGGCATGCAGGTGGTATCAATTTCACCCGAAAACAGCGTAGGGCCTTAACCTTAGGTTTTACCAAACCTTACATTAAGCAACAATTCGATTATCCCAGATTTTTAGGATATGAATTCGGCGAA
This genomic interval carries:
- a CDS encoding phytanoyl-CoA dioxygenase; amino-acid sequence: MNNTFIYKRATLADFREAIEEYGWVVYEKAINQKLISEITTGFETSYLLRREIQVLNGIDENMEGTLHHLLEKDNFAIELLSKLYCHREIRDFLGGNYILNGINGVINTKKTKSYIQNIHRDVRTFSAESKFMIQMIIVLDDFTIFNGATHFLSGSHKLDIKPEEKHFKAFAKQAIAKKGSIILFDSNIWHAGGINFTRKQRRALTLGFTKPYIKQQFDYPRFLGYEFGEKIDNDLRQIIGYNARVPASLQEYYRPVENRMYKADQG